The Sphaerodactylus townsendi isolate TG3544 linkage group LG02, MPM_Stown_v2.3, whole genome shotgun sequence DNA segment AGTCCATAGCCATATGAGTAGGCAGTTCAAAAGGATGTTTTTCATGTACATTGGGAAGCAAAGAGGAAAATTTTTAAATTGATGTgtaccaaggggaaaaaaagatccatCTAGCTGGTGGGAACTAAATATCAAATAGTTTCCTTAGCTAATGATCACGATGCCTATCAATTGGGCAGACATCTAAATTGATGCTGGTAAATAATTACAAGATAACCTGGTCTTGTACTCCGCAAACTGATTGAATGATACTATCATATTTTGTACTCTGCTTACCGATTGATTAAAATATCATGTGCGTtgagttccagtgagaaaggcagactataaattaaaataataagttgttgctgttttgttatTTGACTTTGTCATTTCTTCCAGTCAGAATTTTAGAAACAGATCCTAACCCATATTCAAATTGAATTTCCATGATAAAACATGGGAGAAACATTCCTTATAGAtgattatatacatatgtatttCACTGCTCATCAATATTAATACAATGTAAATATAGACAACTGTCTTAAACatccttattttaaaataaatctcttCCCACGCAAGGGACATTCTAATTTGATTACATCCAAATTCCTGTAGATTCTCACTTCTCATAATGACATTTAGGGTGGAATAAACATCCATAGGCAAGCTATGTGCGAGGATTAACCACTTAAAagtaaaatatcacttttttatattATGGAGTACCCATTGATCTATAAACTATGGCACACAATTATAGGATGGTTCTTAGCATCCTCTTTCATGAGTAGAGGGGCACTTTCTACTCATGCAAGGAAATGAAGAACCATTTCTAACAATGTTGCTTTCCATGCCATTCCTGAGGATTCCCAGTCATAAGCAATCACTTTTTTGGAGTGTAGTAGTCAGGGAAGGAATAAGTGAAAAAAATCTGCTGTATGTGAATCACTACACTTGTACTTCTTTGGCTTCAGCCATGTTGAAATGAAGTTGATAAAATTATAATTATCAAAAGACAATCATTTCCTTTAAAACAGTGACAGTGTTGTATTTcaatgttttgctttttaatgaTCTTCATATCATTAGCCATATATTACTGTTTGGGCATATTCTAAAAAATATATTGGGATTTCTTGCTATTTACCATAAAAGCATATGTATGTGCAATTCTTGCAGTGGCCTTTTCTTGCACACAGACTGGAGAAGGAGTGAAGAAGGGGGTTCCATCGATTTTCTGTCTTCTAAAAACTGACAATAATTTTGTAACTTGCCTAGGGTGAACATGGTGATATTTAAAGATATTTTTAATGTTACTGTATTTCTAATTCCTCTAATATCTCCAATTTCTAACAttcaaatgtttgtttattttgaaaatgtctatgCTGTCTCCCTGATTAACTTGGAGAACCTAAGGTTGAACATTTAGATGATCAAATATAGAATTAAATTGAGATTTCAGTCTTTAGCTTTTTGTTTTGGCTGCATTTTATTCTTCAttactatctatctatcatcaaaTGCAAATGCACAAAATTCAAAAATAGGTATTATGTTGACTAACAAAAATAGGAAATTCTGTGTTTGATTTATGATGTGTAAGGGACTTCGAGATAATCACATCTCTGGAGTTATATGCTCTCAAGACAAGCCAGATGCCTAGGATTGTTTTCCAGTAGGAAGTAATCTGTACGAGGGACTGTAAAGACAATGTATTTGTGTGACAATTTGTCAGTAAATACTGAGCAGTATGTTTCTACACAAAACTGCATTTTACCAAGATGAGGTCTGCTCATTTCAAACAGTAACCATTTAATTGCCTAACATGATTTTCctgtataaataaaaaaagaacagttaATACAAGCAGCATCAGTattaaagattattttaatatGTAAGTTCTTACAAATGATCACTGCTTAAAAGTGTCACATGGTCCCGCCACCATTACTTTCACATTTAATTTCCTTTCCCAAGTGGATGGCATTAGTTGCATTACATAACATAGACATGTTCTTAAATTGCACTTCAACATTCCATGATAAAGAAATTCATTTGGATCATACTAGTATTACGATATATAAAAATAATCATAGTTCACTACAAACTGGTTTTATATTGCACAATGCCCTCTTGATGCCACGTAAAATTTTCATTTACAGCACTTCTTTTGCTTTCGATGTTTTGTCCCTCAAGGTGAGACATTAGGAGAGACATTTTTCATATTGGTGATAGCATTGCAAACAATGCTGTTTACTACTGGAACACCCAAATAATTACACTTAGTTACCATTTTTTCAGCAAGGGAAAAAACATATCACTCCACTGCTCCAATGTAGACTATGTCTTCATCTGCACTCCAGAGCAATCATCTTTAAATTGTAATGTCACCAGTAGAACATCATTTAATTTCAAACAGTCCTTCCATCTCTGTTCATTTTTATGAAAGGTACCATGATCCTTAGCTCCACATATATTCAATCATGTAGGATCCAACATAAGTTTCCCAATTCATAACTGAACATATGTGCATGCAAGAGAATGTGCACGCAGGATCTGCTTCCTGTTTACATAAATGGGCAGGTAAACCATTTTAGAGAAGAAAAAGTTTTTTATATATCTTGAAgctcattttcaaaataattgttGGGTATCCTTCATAAAACTGAAAAGTGAAAACAGATCCCAAACTCCTTATATTATAAACACTGTTATTTAAATAATGTGCTTATTTAGGGGGAAAATACAAATAAGTCCTTTTCTAGAGCTTTCTCAGAACAATTTGCTCTACATTCTTCAACCTTTCAGTTTGAAGGTATCAGCATGTCTGTACTTTCATATGAACATCATCTAAATGTCTGCAATTTGTAATGGTCACTATTCTAGCTGCAGGGTAATAAgcattttaaaaccaacaaaatatttctatatttctgtaaatttattttcCACCCATCACTAGAGTACCTGGGCAAAGTACAATCATACCATGTGGTTGTTGCTATATGCCTAAGCAACAAATATTTCTAATCTAAAAACAttctttataattttttaaaaataatggcaaTTGGTTTAATCTGTAGTTTTTATGGCAACTTGGTTCATGTAAGAGACAGGCCATACTCTAACATCATATGTAAAACTGAGTATTGTAAACTTTCAATGAACTCCTCATGCTGTATGTTCTGTGCTGAGAATTTTTAAATGCAGTATTATACTTACCAATTATGTAAATGGCACCAATATACAACTGCAGCTAACTATGTGTATTAATACTCACAAGAAAACAAGCAGATTCAAAGAGAGAAATTAGATAATTAAGATATTAATTGTTTTGTCCTAATGAAGACTTAAACAAAACATGCAGTATTTTACATGTATGAACTCTGTGCATAATAAACGTATAAATGGGGATTGATTTTGCCCGGTTGAAGAACCACCAGTTCCAGTGTGCAACCCATGCTTTCTTGCAGTAATACAGCTTTTCTTCAAGCATGTCTGTTTCAAATTCTTAGATTCCTGATCACATAGACATTTTGTAACAGGCAAACCCTTAAAGGGGAATGTACATTTCAAATTGTGCAATATGTGTGCTGTGTTTTGCGTGACCCATCATGAAAATCGCCAAAGAAACTGTGACATAGGGATTACATTCACTGTTAAATTACTAAAATCTACCAATTGTAATGCTTTAAGACTGTTTATTTTTTCCAATAGAAAAATAAATCTCATACATTTGAAGTGGTACACaaaaaactgggataaaatttATCAGATTTCTTGATAGCACCATTTACACATTCTTTAAAGTAAACATTAATATGCACTTTCTTAGAAAGCgatataaatatatagatatataaatacAGGACTTGCTAACCTCTGTTAACCATCTGAATGTGATGGAATAATCTATCTCTACTGTGCAGGTAGGCTTGTGCATGGTGGTGtggcaatattttaaaagtttgttacAGATGTGATGGGAAGCTGGAAGGAGTCGAATAAGCAGAAAAAAGAGCTTAGATCTACTGTAAGCAATGAGTCGGAATGAGCCGTTAAAGGTTAGAATTTATCTTTGTTTCTGATCATTCAATGAGAAAAATGACTTCCACAGAAATAGatagttttaaattgtttgtagaaaggggtggagtggtggtgggggggtgaaATAGGATTGAAAGTCCTACAGGTAATAGCAATAACTGGAAGTGCAGACGAAATTGGTCTTCAGTGCAAAGAGGAAGGCAGCCATTTAAAAAGTCTAAGTGCAATGTTGTGGTGCTGAAAGAAAAGCTCCAggtgataaagaaaaaaaaactgcaatGCAACTTCAAGCAGTAATTTTGTGGTGCTGAAAGGACAGCTCCCAGCGTTGAGGAAAAGATCTTGGATCTAGAATGAGGTGTCCAATCTGTATGATAAACAGCACACTGTGTCTCAGAGCGCCTATTCAATCTCAGTAAGTAAATGAAATATTGATTGAAAGTGACCCTGAAACAGAATGCATTAAAAAGACATAGAAAGCTGCAGAACTGAGGTAATTCTTATTCAGTGTGTTCACCAGCCTCCCTATAGTAAAACAAATCTATAAATAGGTGCATTTCATAAGATGTTTGGCTCTTGTATCATCAGTTTCTCCATTTTCAATCAATATAGCAGAAGTCTTTGCTGTAGTCCTACATGTTTGTCACCATATATTAATTGCCTTGCAATATGTTAAAGGATCATTTTTACAAATCAGTCTTATATGATCTATAAATTTTAAACTATAATTTAAACAGCATGAAGCTGGTTTACAGATAGAACACAAACCCATTTTAGTATTTTCACAATTAAATGGTGAATAATTTCAATTTAGGTCTCAGGTTTTAACCAGTacacatatataataaaatatatgcaaGGACGGTGGGCAGTAAAAGCTCCAGGATTGtcttatattttaaaagtcaaacTAAGTGATTTTTGTCAACATCAGAGGCCATAAAACACACAAAGTTTTTTGAAGGGTGGCTTCAATTTAACATTAATTCCAGATGAAATGTATGGTTTCCACAGTGGACTAGTGGAATTCTGATTTAACAGGTTGAAAGTCTACTAAGActgaacaaaacattttaaagacccAACATTTGAAATGCTTCTAATACACATCCTAATacattttattcttttcatcCCTTTACCCGTTCAACTTAGGTCAGGGCCCCGTTATTTGCCTTTGTTCACTGCTGACTCTGAGACAGCATGGTGAAAGAAATTTACATAGATATTATTCACTGTTAATGTATTATAAATGGTCTGAGACTTGtgacatgcaaggaaaaaaatgagaCGGGAGACAAGTGATGCTACATGATGAACTAAGCACATTTATAATGATAAAATGAGTAAATATAATAGCGGCAATGCTAACCACTGATTTCACGAGATACACTATTTGTCAAAACTTACACAGCTACAGAGTATCGACGATAAATAGTCATTACCAAGTAACACAGTTTACTACagcttttctctttcattttaaacAAGCATATCATTCCCTTTTTAATCattctctaaataaatatttagagATAGAGAACTCTAAATGAAATAACAATCCTAtgttaaaaactaaaaaaaatgaatCTACTCTTACAGTTTGACAGAAATGAGTTATTAATagtgaaggaggaagaggaggggagggatcagGGAATTATTTCAAGTTCTCAATGTCCAAAAGTAAATTGCACAGTAAATCAATATGAAATGAAGAGTCCATATAGTTCAATGAACAAAAGGGAAAGTTCATGAGGACAAAGATCACAGTTCAGAGAGAGGCTGGACGAAATTCAGACATGGAGCATCACACTCATTGTTCTTTAATTGGTTGCACAGAAAGGAGCAGCTGGGATGCCACTTAGCTTGCTAGGATGGACGTAATCAATGGGTTGAAGTTGAGATGGAAGTAATTCTCTTTTGAAATTCAGTTGCTCAGCCAGATGATCCAGAGGTAGCCAGCATTTTATTTTTGTCCATTGAATTTAAGACTGCATGCACAGCATGAGGACGTGCTTGGTTATGGATGCCCCTATGAGTGGCCTTGAGTGGGCAAACTCAGAGGTTAACAGATGGTGGGTCAATGGCCTGGGCAGTTGGCACTCAGGAGAGGTACAGAAGAGGGTGACAGCTGTAGGGTCTTGGGAACAAAGGCTTACTCTGAAATGACCTGTCAAAAAGCCTGATAATGATAGGCCACACTACCTCTCAAGATAAACTGCCTCTTCTAAATAAGCATGCAGGAAATACTGTCTGGTTGGTGACATAAAAATGTTCCACAAAACATGCAAATTACTGAGTATCAGAAACTGCATTGGCTGCTAGCGCCATGCTGCAAAGACTCCATCATGGGAGCAAAACAGCTAAATCACAGATAGCTTCACAGTAAAATCTACATTCACAATACTAATAGGTTTCTAGTGTTAACAAATTATACACAATTATAAGCTCTTAAAATGCAACATACTTATCAAGCAGTTGCAGATAATGAAACATTATCAGCTATCAATAATTTGTTGGCACTTCcacttttttgttttataaaatttCCAATACACTGTACCACAGTTATGTGTCTAAACAGTGAGGATGTTAATGGAGTAATGACTGTTCTACTGGCCAGGCGATGGGATCAGTAGTGATTTCAGTGCTTCAAAACAAATGTACAAACCTCAGTTTAGAGGTGGGACTCCATGTGAGAACTTTTGTTGAACTTACAAATGGTGAAGAATGGGCCATGGCCAGCATGCAGCATTATTTCCATTGTCTAGTTCAGATGGAGAACAGGTGCTTTTATTGATCTGTAAACTTACCAATATAATTTTTCCACAGTTTtaaccttttaaatattttacagtGCTTTTATGCAACTATATTGCTTTTtgataaattttaaattttaaaacttaGTTTCAAAATATTGTTTCCTACTTCACTGTGCCCTAAGCAGGAAGTTAGACTGACATGACAGTGCTTTGGCCTCACTCCATTTTAGGTCACTGACCCCACCATACCCAACCTAACAGTAGTTAATTTAGTGTTAGCTAGAACTAATACTGAAAACTTTACGCATTTCCCTGTCTACATTCAATCATTAAACTACAGTAATGCTGGTAAAATGGCAGGCTTAAATCTTACACTAGAAACACCTCTGACAAATATACACAAGCAAAGTATAGAGAACAAAACAGATCAAGAAAATTTTCTTTCTATGAAACATCTGGTAAAACACATTATATTTACATATACACATTGTCAACATAGTCGCATTCATTTGCATAATTATATATTAATAACAGAAAAAACTTCACTTCTGCAAAGTACAGTACATCCTTCTTGGAAATAGGGTAAGGAGGGTTTAAAACAATCTCACGTTTAGCACAATCAACCCACTTTCTGTGGATTGGCAGCCCGAACTCCTTGCTCATACGTGATCCGTTGTGTTATTAAATACTGTGCGGCCTGGGTTGCAGCTGGTGTTCCAGTAATGGTTACCTTCCGATTCCTTGTGCCAGGTACGAATTCTCCTTTTTTGGAGATCTGTATCCTTGCACCAGTCAACTCCTGGTATTCTACTAAcgttttccctcctttcccaagtATTGCACCAACTAAGTTTTCTGGCACTGCTATTTCAACTACATCCTTTGAGCCATCTGTGGATTTCTCTGTTCCTAGAATGGCACTGGCAGCTAGAGGAGAAGCAGCTCCAAAATATCCATTTgttgcagcagtagcagcagccagGCTACCTAATGCAAATGTCCCCGCCGTACCCCCAGCAGTACTGCCGCTGGCTGAGGCTTCACTCGCATAGGTGGCCAGcaaattggctgctgctgctgctgggttggcactggcagctgctgcagccaaaGCCCCAGTAGCCGCTGCCTGACTTAGGCCTAAACCTAAAGTATTGAGATTATATCCGTAGCTGGCTAACGTATTAAGTGCAGAGGTGATGGCAACCAGGTCATTGCCCGTGAAGCCAGATAAAACTGCTGGAAAGGCTGCAACTCCAGCAAGGTTTGCATGTCCTAATagccctgcagcagctgcagctgttgGCAATACTTCAGCAGTGTTTGCATAAGGAGATCCGGTTGGATTGGAATTGGCCACTGGACCTGTGACATTAGCATAGCTGATATTGAGACAGCTGCCACTCTGTGGGTCCTCTTGTATCTTCTGGATGATAAGTTCAACAGCTTTTCGGTTTTGTTCAGGTTCTCCGCTTACAGTGACAACCCTCTCTTGCAAGTTGATCCCATCGGGTTTCTGGGACAGCTGCACCCATGCCCCTGACTGCTCCATTATAGCCTTGACTGTAGCACCTCCCTTCCCTATTATCAGACCTGCTGTGCTGTTGGGAACTATAATCTTTACCTGTAATCAAAGAAAAAATATGAATAATACTTCTGCTTTGTACAAGAAACATGCTACAAATATTTTCCTACCTGGAACAGGCAGGAAAACTGAAGTACGTTAATTTGTTCTCTTATAAAGATTATGAAACAAGTAAGAGTTTTATGTCTTTGCatacattttaatataaaatcaAAAACCTTTGGAAGAAAATTTTAGTGTAACAGGAAAATCAACATTATTCGTTTGGCTTAGCATATTTCCATAAATCCCATATCACATTACTGAGAAATACAGTAAAAAAATCCTCCACATTCTTCCTAGCAGTACCTGTTTTCAAGCTTAGTTTGAGCAATCAATCTGTAAATGCATTTTCCCCTCACAGACTCTTGGCTGTATGTTTTTAATACACACCAAAAAACACAGGTTCTAAATATTATAGCAagacaatcttttttaaaaaagacttaaattccatcctaaacagaattgcacatttctaaatccactgaaatcaatgagcttagaatgGTGTAGTTCTCCTTAGGATAGCACCATACAGCATACAAGTAATGGATCCGctagaaaaaaatgaacaatgcATCTAATCCAGTGTATTTTATAAAACTGATTTCTCATAACTGTATAGTGAAAAGTAACATAATATGTATTTGCTGATAAAACAGAGAGACGTTTGAGGAAAATGTAAAGACAGAAGAGATGGACGGTGGCCAACAGCAATGCCATTTCTCATGTTTTATTACTTTACAGGAACATCCTTACCTTGTTAGACTAATGAATCTTTTATTTCTGGCACTGAAGCTGTTTGCAGTGATTGAATCTCACTGACTGCTGTAGAATTACAATAGCAATTCTGGAATCATGTGTATTTGCCAGTAAAAGTTCAATTAAAGAGAGCGGGATTGCCTTGAGTAAACGTGAATGGGATTGGGTTACAAATGTTACATCAGTCTCACCCATTTCTGAATTTGGAGGCTTTTGAAAGTGGAGAACATAGTACGATCTAAACTGACACATACTACAGCAATATCAAGACACATGACAGTCATCTAAAACCTTATCAGGACAAACAGCatgttaaaat contains these protein-coding regions:
- the NOVA1 gene encoding RNA-binding protein Nova-1 isoform X1 is translated as MMAAAPIQQNGTHTGVPIDLDPPDSRKRPLEAPPEAGSTKRTNTGEDGQYFLKVLIPSYAAGSIIGKGGQTIVQLQKETGATIKLSKSKDFYPGTTERVCLIQGTVEALNAVHGFIAEKIREMPQNVAKTEPVSILQPQTTVNPDRIKQTLPSSPTTTKSSPSDPMTTSRANQVKIIVPNSTAGLIIGKGGATVKAIMEQSGAWVQLSQKPDGINLQERVVTVSGEPEQNRKAVELIIQKIQEDPQSGSCLNISYANVTGPVANSNPTGSPYANTAEVLPTAAAAAGLLGHANLAGVAAFPAVLSGFTGNDLVAITSALNTLASYGYNLNTLGLGLSQAAATGALAAAAASANPAAAAANLLATYASEASASGSTAGGTAGTFALGSLAAATAATNGYFGAASPLAASAILGTEKSTDGSKDVVEIAVPENLVGAILGKGGKTLVEYQELTGARIQISKKGEFVPGTRNRKVTITGTPAATQAAQYLITQRITYEQGVRAANPQKVG
- the NOVA1 gene encoding RNA-binding protein Nova-1 isoform X2, producing the protein MMAAAPIQQNGTHTGVPIDLDPPDSRKRPLEAPPEAGSTKRTNTGEDGQYFLKVLIPSYAAGSIIGKGGQTIVQLQKETGATIKLSKSKDFYPGTTERVCLIQGTVEALNAVHGFIAEKIREMPQNVAKTEPVSILQPQTTVNPDRIKQVKIIVPNSTAGLIIGKGGATVKAIMEQSGAWVQLSQKPDGINLQERVVTVSGEPEQNRKAVELIIQKIQEDPQSGSCLNISYANVTGPVANSNPTGSPYANTAEVLPTAAAAAGLLGHANLAGVAAFPAVLSGFTGNDLVAITSALNTLASYGYNLNTLGLGLSQAAATGALAAAAASANPAAAAANLLATYASEASASGSTAGGTAGTFALGSLAAATAATNGYFGAASPLAASAILGTEKSTDGSKDVVEIAVPENLVGAILGKGGKTLVEYQELTGARIQISKKGEFVPGTRNRKVTITGTPAATQAAQYLITQRITYEQGVRAANPQKVG
- the NOVA1 gene encoding RNA-binding protein Nova-1 isoform X3 — its product is MHRGREDGQYFLKVLIPSYAAGSIIGKGGQTIVQLQKETGATIKLSKSKDFYPGTTERVCLIQGTVEALNAVHGFIAEKIREMPQNVAKTEPVSILQPQTTVNPDRIKQTLPSSPTTTKSSPSDPMTTSRANQVKIIVPNSTAGLIIGKGGATVKAIMEQSGAWVQLSQKPDGINLQERVVTVSGEPEQNRKAVELIIQKIQEDPQSGSCLNISYANVTGPVANSNPTGSPYANTAEVLPTAAAAAGLLGHANLAGVAAFPAVLSGFTGNDLVAITSALNTLASYGYNLNTLGLGLSQAAATGALAAAAASANPAAAAANLLATYASEASASGSTAGGTAGTFALGSLAAATAATNGYFGAASPLAASAILGTEKSTDGSKDVVEIAVPENLVGAILGKGGKTLVEYQELTGARIQISKKGEFVPGTRNRKVTITGTPAATQAAQYLITQRITYEQGVRAANPQKVG
- the NOVA1 gene encoding RNA-binding protein Nova-1 isoform X4, with amino-acid sequence MPQNVAKTEPVSILQPQTTVNPDRIKQTLPSSPTTTKSSPSDPMTTSRANQVKIIVPNSTAGLIIGKGGATVKAIMEQSGAWVQLSQKPDGINLQERVVTVSGEPEQNRKAVELIIQKIQEDPQSGSCLNISYANVTGPVANSNPTGSPYANTAEVLPTAAAAAGLLGHANLAGVAAFPAVLSGFTGNDLVAITSALNTLASYGYNLNTLGLGLSQAAATGALAAAAASANPAAAAANLLATYASEASASGSTAGGTAGTFALGSLAAATAATNGYFGAASPLAASAILGTEKSTDGSKDVVEIAVPENLVGAILGKGGKTLVEYQELTGARIQISKKGEFVPGTRNRKVTITGTPAATQAAQYLITQRITYEQGVRAANPQKVG